Below is a genomic region from Rosa chinensis cultivar Old Blush chromosome 5, RchiOBHm-V2, whole genome shotgun sequence.
GTGTTGGTTGTTTTTGAGGTggttctttgtatcctttgttttcttctccttctagttttttttttttttttttttttgggggggggtgGTTACACACACAAAAATATATTACTGGGTAATTATTTACAGTGTGTAGGCAATTCACCCACTCCAGTATAGATAAACAAGGTAACCTGACCCTCTTCCTGTGACAAAGGTGCCCTCATTTTTTAATCACTATTGTAATTCTTGTTATAAAGCAGTATCACTGGTACATATGGATGCACCAAATAGAGTTTAAGAATCCAGTTATTGTGCTTGGGCAGCTTTGAATAATTCCCGCCACTTCTGCTGATCGCTTCCGGGACCTTCTCCCTGTGCAGTACTAGATTTTCAGTAATGGAAAGAAAGTTCTCAAAGTAGCAGAGTAGGGCAGGGTTATTAGGAATCGATATATTAGAGTCCAACACAAATAGGAGTTGGCTCATAAACTTCGCaacaacttaaaaaaaaaaaaaaaaattaaatagaggattaggcaATATTAGTTCCTTTGCGACAGCCGATTTGGGGTGACTAGCACCCATCCGCAATCTCGAAAGAAAGGGGGACATCGCAATCGGGAACCCACCGCCAGtccctctattttattttattaataaaagaaaaaagatcacAAGATGAGAGACGGGGACAAGAACCAAAACCTCTTTGagaacaaaatgaaataaagtactCAAAGGGAGCACTGAGCTAAACTAGTTACAGACTGATGAATACAGCAACCATGCAGCAAAAACAAATGTGTTCCAAATCGTTGACACAAAACAGTAAAAGCAACGTGCTCTTTGAGAACAAGCCGAAAAGGAACTAATCAAGGGAAGAAGCAAGCAACATTCATAACTCGCAATAAGTTTGGGAGAGTTTGAGACTTGGACTATTTGAACTATAGTTCATTCCAAGGACAGTTATTTTGTTTCTGTATCTTGATCATATACTTGTAATATAACAGCTACTTAATCAACCTCCACTATTGTTTCAGCAGCTATACAAACTTTGAAGGGACTTCCAGGATCTAAATCCAGGCCAAGCTAGTATAATCTTcacacaccttttttttttggtttttttttttttttgggttccaAGTATTCACACCTCTACTTTGGCTTATATGTTCATATGGTTTGCTGCTAGACTAATAACATACATGAATCTAGCATGCTAATTGCTAAAAGGATTGACGGCTATGCATGTTTTGTGAGATACTAATGCACAGCCAGCAGCTAATAAGGTGATGCTCCAAAACCTAAGTATGCTCTTTTCTATTAAGTTGGTAGAAGTAACTGTCTCAAAAAAGCATACAAAAGCAAACCAGAAATTCTGCATATCATTAGCCCCTTAATTTCTGCAATCATCTTTTACCTCAACTGAGTTGACTTCAAATATTTTTCCTTCAGTGCATTCTATGTCCAGCGCCTGTATGCAAGCTTCAGCAACAACAAGTCTGCTAACCTCTCCAACTAGTGTATCTCCTGGatcacataaataattaaaccCATCAAAATAAAGGCATAAGATACAAAGGACTACTAACACTATACACAGGCAATATGCCAATATCCTTTCCTAAACCAAAGAATTCCATGCGTATCAGGAAAACCTAATATGGTATCTAGTGCAATTCCTTATGTAAATCACCACACATTCCACCAAGCTAAATAATCCTCCCCACATATTGAAAGTGGCTCAATGTGTGGCTAATTTCTAGGTTTTTGAGAAATGTTCCCGGAACCAGACTGGATTCACCTAACAGAGAGCGTCAATAATATTGAACTGCAGGAGCCTAGAAGAGACAACTTCAAACAAAAGAAGTAATTTTTATCGTTATTATTATGGTATCTCAGTTTGCCTTTCTTATTTTGTCCTTGAACACATTCATAACTggaataaatgttttgaatgacTCAGATGCATCACAAACCCTGAAGGAGCATTTGTGCAACAAATATGACATAAGCAAGCCTATAATTATAGGAAGCTTTATTCAGCCTCAGGGACTAAACCTATAATTATATACCTGATGCTCATTTCCACTTCTGTAAACATATAATCGTACCTTGACCTATTAGGACTGCACGTCGTTGGCCAGCTGTAGCTTTGAGCAATGTATTAAGATCATATGATGTGTAAGGTCCATCTGTCAATCTACCAGGCCTGAAAGACATGTAACTTATATTCATTATAAACAACAATTTTAAGAATATACAGCTTATTAGTAAGCTGCCCTAGTTAGTTTCTTAGAATGTTTCGAAACCTGATTATTGTAAATGGTAGACCAGAATTACAAAGAACGTCTTCCCCCATCTTCTTATACTTGAGAACACCGAAGAGGTTCATAACACTGCAAAAAAATAAAGCACCTTAAATCATTACTCCATGCGAAAAGAAAtaggaaagagaaaacccacTGCATATGAGCTGATGGGATGCATAACATGATTCAATTTGAAATTGTGCTTCTTGTCTtgggtaccttgatgtatgtcatacccttatttttttaatttttttatttttagtaaattaatatagtggaaacctactgaactggtcaacaggttatctaattaaatattgacaagtgtcattttaaaaaataaaatttatcatattaacaacacactctttcttgatatgtaacattgttaaaaatcatgtaacaagtattgtcaaaataataaattacacatagttgaactacaattatgacttatgacaacaattgttgtagttattgtaattgagtggtcaaagatgtaaatatcatatttggacaacttttatcaaatttagaaccttgattatcaagtggagaagctccttacaatactgagttgttacatatcttttggtctaattttaattttaccatgttcacaacacaaatgttgtcggaattgtaaaatagttggtaatcttgtaaatggtatagtttttgaagtaattactacaatcagaacaaaagttaccttttttacaccaatagtttcgagttatggtaaaatatgtagtcattgagtaattattccattaatgataaaaatataacgatttaccactttgacaaaaaatttgttgttgcacttgttaaattgtccataaattagtacattagtttaggttgagtaattactataaataggacaaaagttaccacttttacatcaattgttgtgattgtggtaaaatgtgtagtcattgtagtaatcatttcattaatgataaaaacataaagatttaccactctgacaacaaatttgttgtcatacttgttaaattgtccataaattagtacaatagtttaggtggagtaattactataattagaacaaaacttttctttttttcatcaattgttggaatttgtggtaaattacgtcgattaaaagtaattactaattcGACGATAGacattacacaatatattactttcATTACGCAAGGGAGAACTTTATTACACAAATGTGGATGGGTAAAACTATggacattaacatttctcatacatgttttattttatataatatttactactctgaggactcatgtaatcactttgaggacacatgtggtaattagaaaaaaaatcctcattaaagtaaataaggtcttcgttagagtaaagttggttctcatttgagtaattaattaattcctaaaagtggtaattgtaataggttctcattagagtaaagtagattctcatttgagtaaataagtgctaaagtaggttctcatttgactacatttaaaacaaatattatttatttttacactaattgttgtggttgtcatgaaatgcatgtaaaaagaattatatttggttaaggaaactactaatgatataattaattggtaataaagactacttaactaatactaattttgcgaacttaggttagaaggttttgtttttaatagggaaaaaacataattttcaattgtgtaattatccattaataacaagcattaatcaaacattaattcactaataaaaaattaattagtaatatagactatttaactaatagtaattcggtgaacttaggatagaaggttcttttaattttttttgaaaaaggaaaaatcataattgtcaattgtcaattgataatcaaacattaattggctttattgttttcaattcaattagtagtttgtgttaacatttttgcttattggaaatgagtagcataattagaaaggctaagggctaaacaagttaccaatttgttaaatattttgaaccattagatatattactaatccaatggtccaaaatatttaacaaaatgagggtatggcaaacaccaaggtacTCAAGAATTCTCCCTTAAACATGTATTAATCATGAAGAATGGGCCACTCACAATATGATATCTTCATTATGCTAAGGATCCAAATTAAACATCCACAGGACAATATTCTTGGTATAAGAAAACAGTGTCTGCAAGACTCTTTGATATCCAGAGAGCGAAAGAGACAGACGTAGAAACAGACAGAGAGAACAGAATAATCCTAATTTTTCTATGAGAAATCCTTCATTGTCTAGAAGAGGTTACTGATCAGAGAAATTTATTGTCAGAATATGGAGGTCAGAGATTATAAtgaatctatatatatagaacacAGGAAATAAAGCTATACTACCCACAAACAGTGTCACCATGCTAAATCAGATATTATGAAATCCAACTTTTGCATTTATGCAGTTTTGTGATTTTCCTTTAAATGTTAATTTGTTAGTTCTTATCACTTTACCTCTGAGTGAAAACTTAGTATGCTTCAAATTGCACAAGCATATTGATGAACATAAATAGGAAAACTGTCATGGAACTAATATTAGCTTATGGATGTTTCAAGAGTTCGGCCTGAAATGacattgatcgacaaaagaaatGAGAAGCCCCAGTGACTCCATTCCCAGCCTTTATAGGGAACAAGAAAATATAGAAGTATGAAATGTGATGGAAAATGTTCCCCATGTGTTGGTTAATAATACTAAAGCACCTTCCTTTATACCCTTGGGCATGTGGAGCTTCCATCCATTGGTTATCCAAccctacttttttttcttttttgattgaACTTTCTGTTCGTGGGGGAAGGGAAGGGACGAATTGAACTTCGTCTCATTAACATTGTGGACACTAGGCCGATAACATGTAGTTGGTAACCTTACAGAATTTTGGAAAGTAGGTCTAATAAGATTATTTGAAGAAAATGATAATACACTTTTTCtaggactatatatatattttttttatagattACAAGTTTCCAACACTGATCTAGTTCTCTGTTTAATCAAAATTGTCAGCATCATAGAAACTGTTCTTCATAGCAGAACAGATCTACATTCTCTTCTTGAGAACTATCACCTCTTCTACTAGTATTTTTGTTTATAAGAGTTTCCTTGCTAAATATTATTCTGAAGTTATGCAACTTTCACTCAACTGTCAGTATTTAAATGACCCTAATATAAATCAAGTTACAAAATGTAATCTCCGGTAAGTTCCCACTTACCAAAGAAAAGGTGTTATTGGTATCAGTCCTCATCGATAAAGAAGTGACTTACCTCCATGGCAGTTCATTGAACTTGGTTACACCAACTGATGATACAAGAACAATTCTCTTCAGTGACCGAGGCAGTGCGGATACCAAATTTCTCACACCCTCCCAATCTTCaatgaaaagaaaacagaagTCAAAGTGATGAAAGCATATGTATAGATGAGTAAGCAATCCTTTTTGTGTGAATTTCCATGCATAACTTCATCTATTATTGGTACATGAATTATGAAATATTCGGATATGAAAGGTTGTTCGTCAACGAGTACGTATtttaaacagaaaaagaaagggtGCAAATTTCTTAGTACTGCAGGTACTTGGACACTCCTAAAACTAAACTTTTATAATGGATAAACCCTAACCAACTTTTTCTGGTGTATTATCCCCACTCCAACGCTTAGAGGGAAAGGCTGTAGTTCCAGTGCAGCAAATCACATGTGTGACTCCCTAGAAGACAAGATGTCAAATTTGTTGTTCAGATATTACTAATAATAGTCCACATAATCaatccagaaaaggaaaaaggaaaaagaaaaaagaaaaaggtgtaAGTAACTCAACCAAAAGCACAAACCTCAAATATAGATGGATCTAGATCTTCTGGGTTGCGAGTGTCCCCTTTGAATACCTATCAATTTTAGAAGCTTTATAGACATAGTCAACACTACTCAGTAAAGAAAACAAGGTTAAAGCAAGACAATGCATCTAATCTCTTACATCTTAGTATGTATAATTTAATGTCTTTGCATCCATTACTAAATAGTTTTGAGTCCAGATACAACATTTCTTACACGGCATGAGTAAACCAACATGTGAATATCTAGCCTAGTATAAGTAATCAACCCTTAAAATATAATAGATGATAATGGCATAATGCACATATTTGAAGATAATGAAGTCGATTTGGGTGAGAAGGTCCTAGTTAATTAACAGAGAAGATAATTAATGCATATATTTGACTGCTAGGGATCTCTTGATTATTAACTTACAGAGAAACTGGTACCTGCAATGTTTCTTGGTCATGTTCACCAAATAATGCAGTTGCTTTCTCAGTGTCACGCAATAGTAGGCGAGACTTGATATTCCGATCCAGCAATGAAGCCACTACCAGCTGACCTGAAACGAGTTTAAACTACTACAACTTACAGAATACAGAGCAATGAACAAGATTCGAAAAAGGCTATTGAAATTAATTTAAGGAGAGGATTGGAGTACCAACACCGCCGGTACCACCGACGACGAGAACGAGCTTGGACGAGGAAGAAGGAACAGAATTGGAATCTGAAGCTGGGGACTGGAGAACCTCCTGCTCCTGTTGAACAGCATGAACTGCTCCCGCTTTTGAGCGCGAAATGGAATTGGAGCAACATTTTAACTGAAAACCCAGAAGAGGAAGAGGTAATTGTCGAGGGTGTTTTGGGGTTGAGATTTGAAAATTGGGAGTGGAAGTGAGTGAGAGTCTGAAAGCCATGAAAGAGCAAAGAGATCAGAGCAAATAGCAGAGGAGGGAGGGAAACCAACAGGGTAACGTAATCAAAACAGCAGTTATATGTGGTCGTTATGATTCTAACTAGATTTACCAAAATGCACCCAAAATTTCAGTTAGGTCATTAATTCAAAGAATATATaccaaaaaagtaaaaaaaaaatttgcccaACAAAATTACATACTTCCCAATCAATGCCAAGCTAAATTTCATTAACGTACAATTTTGCCTCTGTTTCAATTTCAGGTACAAAATTATGTTTCTTCAGTGTGCACCTCAATTGGTTAGGCAATGTCAAGAATTATTGATGAAGCTGTAGGTACATTTGTCCTATCTTTCTTTAATTGAATAACTGGGAACGTAGTTGAGGTTCAAGAAGGTTGCAAGCTGGAGAAGCCAATACTAAGCCATGCATGTCCCAAGGAGGAAGAAATCTTCCTTAAACTTCCTTAATTATGCATGGTAAGTATCATGGTGTTAGGTTGCATCATTCATTACTTTCGATCAATTGAaatgggtctttctaaatgtacccagcaaatttctatgtagacctagcaaattttttattttcagtaaaaaaatagaatttataatTACACCCAGCAACTTTTCCGACAATACCCTTATTTTTAACTCACACCCAGCAAATCTCACGCTCAAAACTCACACCCAGCAATTTCACACCCAACAAAACCATGATTATCTGGGCATCAATGAGGGTCGCGCCAAGCTCGTTCCCCAATTGAGAGGAACTCGTGAAAAGCATCATTATAGAGGAAAGTTTCGGTGCCGAGTCGAGCAAAAGAAGCGCAGTCTCAAACTCAAGAATATCTCCATCTTGTACTGATATTCGGTGGTTGTTGGCCGAATATAGCAATCATGTTCGGTGGTTGTGTTCCGAATATTTTGCTAAATTTCGGCGGTTATCCGCCAAACTTTTCTACTTGGTTCGGTGGTTTCCGGCCGAATATTCTAATGACTTTCGGGTTTTCTTGACCGATTGAAGTGTGATAAACtgcagtaatttttttttttcggttctATGATAAACAAAATACACAAACCTTATTTGACGCCTCCGAAATCATAATTGCAGTCACAACTTGGTCAATATCATGCGTATTAAACCCTTGAACCAATTATAAAGGAAGGAaagtgaaatttgggtttaaagTTTTGCTCGAAGAAACAACGTGACAACGTCATCACAATGAAATGCTGGGTACAAATACAAAAAAGAGTTGTAAACttcttggtttcttttgttgttatttttatttaccATGACTATTATTGTCATTTTGTATGAGGATATAAATGTCTTTTCATACAAAATTAAATTGCTGGGTCTAtttagaaatttgctgggtacatttagaaagacccattGAAATTATTGGAAGAGATTCATTGTTGGGTGTCCGGAATAATTGGGAAAGTCTACACCCAAGAACCAAACGTGTTATCAATTGTTCATTCAAACATATTTGGTATAAATATTGGTTAAATTTTAGTCGAGTGTTATTATCATACGTAGGGAACTCATAATGTAAACTTATTCAGAAGGGATAATGATTATTTACacaatttctttaaaaaaaaaaagattatttgcacaatttgagcctaaaaattgtccacttactccactaagagttttttactctcatttacccaatttaacattTAATGATAGTTTTGCCCTATCAATTAAACTGAAACTGATCGATCTCTCTcatctcagactctctctctctctctctctctctctctctctctctctctctctctctctctctctctctctctccggtgTGCCGGCGGTGGCTGACGGTCAAAGGGACAGAGCTGTCACCGTCTCTCCCTCAACGCGGATCTACAGCCTGTCATCCTTTCCCTCTTCTCTCGGTTCGACGCCATCACCAAACGCACGCACCTGAAGCTCTCATCCCGCTGCGGTGGCGGAACCTCACGCACCTGAAGCTTAGCGTGTGCCACGAGTTGACTGACGTAGGCATGATGGCGTCCGCGAAGAACTGCAAGGTTTGAAGAAGCTCTCCTGTGGATCGTGCACCTTCGGAGCCAAGGGAATGAACGCCGTGTTGGAAAATTGCTCGGCGCTGGAAGAGTTATCGGTGAAGCGACTCCTTGGTTTTGGGCCGGACGGGTCTGCGGTGGAGCCCACTAGGCTGGGCATTTCTGCTTTGTCGCTCAAGACAATTTGCCTGAAAGAGCTTTACAATGGACAGTGTTTCGGGCAGAGTCACGTCTATGGTTGAAATCCATCTAGAAAAGCTTCAGGTTAGCGACGTTGCGCTGGCCGCAATCTCCAATTGCTTGGATCTGGAAATTTTACACCTGGCTTGGAAACGTTGGCAACGAATTGCCCCAATCTAGAGAGGTTGGCATTGTGcgggagcaataatatgtttattggtgGCAATAATATCATTATTGTGGggtaataaaatgtttattgggggcaataatatgattgttAGGGGGCAAGAAAATATTTATTGGaggtcaataatatgattattggagggcaatataatgtttattgggggcaataatatgattattggggggcaaaaaaatgtttattgggaggcaatgaTATGATTATTAGgcattattagggggcaataaaatcggaCGCCGGAATCCAGTCACCCGTCCGGTAATTCCAGTCACcggttgccggattccggtTACCGGAGTCCCGCGAGGtttccgatgacttctctctctaagtgacaaagaaggagagggcaaaattgtcctaaaaataaattaaaaaaatacttaattggttattagggaaaaatatatataaaatattgtgtaagtgggcaatctcttagaatgtttaggtaagtggggttaattaaccccaaaattgtgtaaatggtcattatccctatTCAAAAGGCAAGCTATCACGGTGTTGGCCTAACTTAGAGTACAGAGTTAAAGCAAATTTCCAAATAGGGGACTCTAGACTTGTCTTAATTAGTGGtttctatttatttaatttttttttctagtgatgtatgtatgtatatattattgcatTATAAATGCATTAAATTATGGCGGTTGAGAGCGTATAGGGTCGATATGACTTCCTTGAGATTTGCTCCTTGATTTTTGATGTTTTCCATTCAATATCACTATCAAATTGTAGAGGTGAGTGAGCTTGACAAGTTTGATGAGGAGCTCCTGACTTGATTTTACCCCGAATTTACCTGATATTGTGATGAACACAAAGAAAACttacagaaaaataaagaacaaatagaaaaagaggagagagaggagaaagagagcAGTCCCAAAATGGGTGCTCTCGGTTTGAGAGAGGAGGGAATCAATGGAATAAGATTTTTGGGTGATAAAAGGAAGAAAAGTGAAAAGAATGGAGGAAGGATGACCCTTGGATCACAAGATCTAAGGGTGAAGAGTGTATGGATGTTTTCAGTAGGTGAGAAAGTGAAAAATCTGGTTTGAAAAGGTTCTTAAGGCCAGCTCTAGCCCTGGGCTATGGGCCACTTTTAGCCCCTAAATCTAAGTGTTCTCTCTCCAATGGAAGGGCTATGCtaaaccaaaaatgattttgagGGGTTAAGGCCATCTCTAGTAGGAGGAAGTTATATTTGGGtcagggctataatttagccccCAGAAATATTATTCTTTATTC
It encodes:
- the LOC112202197 gene encoding uncharacterized protein At2g37660, chloroplastic — translated: MAFRLSLTSTPNFQISTPKHPRQLPLPLLGFQLKCCSNSISRSKAGAVHAVQQEQEVLQSPASDSNSVPSSSSKLVLVVGGTGGVGQLVVASLLDRNIKSRLLLRDTEKATALFGEHDQETLQVFKGDTRNPEDLDPSIFEGVTHVICCTGTTAFPSKRWSGDNTPEKVDWEGVRNLVSALPRSLKRIVLVSSVGVTKFNELPWSVMNLFGVLKYKKMGEDVLCNSGLPFTIIRPGRLTDGPYTSYDLNTLLKATAGQRRAVLIGQGDTLVGEVSRLVVAEACIQALDIECTEGKIFEVNSVEGEGPGSDQQKWRELFKAAQAQ